In a genomic window of Halalkalicoccus sp. CG83:
- a CDS encoding cobalt-precorrin-7 (C(5))-methyltransferase produces the protein MSETGGDHDAETDTDADADGPDSEYDLDSGPDPATVAASRPEPIDPADPVYAVGIGPGNLDYLTPRGERAIREADVVVGFETVVEFVADLTDADLLTCGYRDERETLERFAERAAAGERATAVLMGDPNHSGYQFVGKVQDAVERRTVEAESASRFRGRDETGTSGRPVRVIPGISSLQMAASRARTPMEDARFVTLHKSGDVTEDLARLVEAVGERHLLVLPRPFDWMPGDVADHLLEAGASADLEALVLERLTHENETITRTSLGELAAHSGGSDRESSPFSDLSVLVVRVGVE, from the coding sequence GGAATACGACCTCGATTCGGGGCCGGACCCGGCGACCGTCGCGGCCTCGAGACCGGAGCCGATCGATCCGGCCGATCCCGTATACGCGGTCGGCATCGGCCCCGGGAACCTCGACTACCTGACCCCTCGAGGTGAACGGGCGATCCGGGAGGCCGACGTGGTCGTCGGCTTCGAGACCGTCGTCGAGTTCGTCGCCGACCTGACCGACGCCGACCTGCTAACGTGTGGCTATCGCGACGAACGCGAGACGCTCGAACGGTTCGCGGAGCGCGCCGCCGCCGGCGAGCGCGCCACCGCGGTGTTGATGGGGGATCCCAACCACTCGGGCTACCAGTTCGTCGGCAAGGTTCAGGACGCCGTCGAGAGACGTACCGTAGAGGCAGAATCAGCGTCACGATTCCGAGGACGTGACGAGACCGGAACCAGCGGTCGGCCGGTACGCGTCATTCCCGGCATCTCCTCGCTGCAGATGGCCGCGAGCCGCGCCCGAACGCCGATGGAGGACGCCCGGTTCGTAACGCTACACAAGAGCGGCGACGTCACGGAGGATCTCGCGAGGTTGGTCGAGGCCGTCGGCGAGCGCCACCTACTCGTGCTCCCGCGGCCGTTCGACTGGATGCCCGGCGACGTCGCCGATCACCTCCTCGAGGCGGGCGCGTCGGCGGATCTCGAGGCGCTGGTTCTCGAGCGGCTGACCCACGAGAACGAGACAATCACCCGGACGTCGCTCGGCGAACTCGCGGCTCACTCGGGCGGATCCGATCGGGAGAGCAGCCCCTTCTCCGATCTCTCCGTGCTGGTCGTCCGCGTCGGTGTCGAGTAA
- a CDS encoding CbiX/SirB N-terminal domain-containing protein, whose translation MTGDALTLIGREGTQDTETLRTHAARLEDRGVVDAVHVATYAEEPVRELRGRLESIDADRTFVLPACIAHSHETIDAVPAALSYLDSEVRYCEPIGRSPTLTALIMERAANLVDSEGTTLVLIGLGSSSLPYHRQTAEYHAARIRERSNHADVVTCYLLQNPAVECARYNVHTERAVAVPLFLTRNGTTDERIPEKLELDRGGIALADPFGRDRRVTDAIHAEIERQRTLAGEEEDADGSLATFEGSPAGSRQPVATDGEGEYR comes from the coding sequence ATGACAGGCGACGCACTCACGCTCATCGGTCGGGAAGGTACACAGGACACGGAAACGCTGCGAACGCATGCCGCACGCCTCGAGGACCGTGGTGTCGTCGACGCGGTCCACGTCGCGACCTACGCGGAGGAACCGGTCCGCGAGCTTCGAGGTCGGCTCGAGTCGATCGACGCGGACCGAACGTTCGTACTTCCGGCCTGTATCGCTCACTCCCACGAGACGATCGACGCGGTTCCCGCCGCGCTCTCGTATCTCGACTCGGAGGTTCGCTACTGCGAGCCGATCGGTCGGAGTCCGACGCTCACCGCCCTGATCATGGAACGGGCAGCGAACCTCGTCGATTCCGAGGGAACGACGCTCGTCCTCATCGGACTGGGCAGCAGCTCGCTGCCGTATCACCGGCAGACGGCGGAGTATCACGCGGCTCGAATCCGGGAACGATCGAACCACGCGGACGTCGTCACCTGCTATCTCCTCCAGAACCCCGCCGTGGAGTGTGCCCGGTACAACGTCCACACGGAGCGTGCCGTGGCGGTACCGCTGTTCCTGACGCGGAACGGGACGACGGACGAGCGGATCCCCGAGAAGCTCGAACTCGATCGCGGCGGCATCGCCCTCGCCGATCCGTTCGGCAGGGACCGGCGGGTGACCGACGCGATCCACGCGGAGATCGAACGACAGCGGACCCTCGCTGGGGAGGAGGAAGACGCCGACGGGTCCCTCGCGACGTTCGAGGGGTCGCCGGCCGGAAGCCGCCAGCCCGTCGCGACCGACGGAGAAGGGGAGTACCGCTGA
- a CDS encoding nicotinate-nucleotide--dimethylbenzimidazole phosphoribosyltransferase → MRLVVVGGSTLTAGIDGISAAGANRDAMLHTPSADLEILEYGDVTLAPAVPVSPSGCPTPAVVTRAVRELVGFDVTPLGAGLARSSAAPTVDLGDGPGRDVREEEPVANAGELFESAREFARSLPDSALLIGETIPGGTTTAMAVLRALGERAAVSSSLPENPLALKRRVVREALAASGLEVGDAAGNPVEAVRRVGDPVLAAVAGLIVGATAAGVEVTLGGGTQLAAAAALARHAGVEVPVTLATTSFVAGDESAGIEGLASDLDLDLRVTDPGFRGQEHPAMAAYVAGEAKEGVGMGGALLLAEREDVSMAEVRERIVTVYDRVTKTEKPQP, encoded by the coding sequence ATGAGGCTGGTGGTGGTCGGCGGATCCACGCTGACCGCGGGGATCGACGGGATCAGTGCCGCGGGGGCGAACCGCGACGCGATGCTCCACACGCCGAGCGCCGATCTGGAAATCCTCGAGTACGGCGACGTTACGCTCGCGCCGGCCGTCCCGGTGAGCCCGTCGGGCTGTCCGACGCCGGCGGTCGTGACCCGCGCCGTCCGCGAACTGGTGGGGTTCGACGTGACCCCGCTCGGCGCGGGACTCGCGCGGTCGAGCGCGGCGCCGACGGTCGATCTCGGCGACGGACCGGGTAGGGATGTCCGCGAGGAGGAGCCGGTCGCGAACGCCGGCGAACTGTTCGAATCCGCGCGGGAGTTCGCCCGGAGCCTCCCCGACTCGGCGCTGTTGATCGGCGAGACGATCCCGGGCGGGACGACCACCGCCATGGCCGTGCTCCGGGCGCTCGGCGAGCGCGCCGCCGTCTCCTCATCACTCCCGGAGAACCCGCTCGCGCTCAAGCGGCGGGTGGTCAGGGAGGCGCTGGCGGCGAGCGGCCTCGAGGTCGGCGACGCCGCAGGCAATCCGGTCGAGGCCGTTCGGCGCGTCGGAGACCCGGTATTGGCGGCGGTCGCCGGGCTGATCGTCGGCGCGACCGCCGCCGGAGTCGAGGTGACCCTGGGCGGCGGCACCCAGCTGGCGGCGGCAGCGGCGCTCGCGCGTCACGCGGGCGTCGAGGTGCCGGTGACGCTCGCGACCACCTCGTTCGTCGCCGGGGACGAGAGCGCCGGAATCGAGGGCTTGGCGTCGGATCTCGACCTCGACCTCCGGGTGACGGATCCCGGGTTCAGAGGGCAGGAGCATCCGGCGATGGCCGCATACGTCGCCGGGGAGGCGAAGGAGGGCGTCGGCATGGGCGGGGCACTTCTCCTCGCCGAGCGCGAAGACGTCTCGATGGCCGAGGTCCGCGAACGGATCGTGACGGTGTACGACCGGGTGACGAAGACGGAGAAACCGCAGCCGTGA
- a CDS encoding cobyrinic acid a,c-diamide synthase codes for MRGFVLGGTASGVGKTVATLAVIRALDRAGHAVQPAKAGPDFIDPSHHRQVAGRPSRTLDLWLQGEEGILRNYHRGESVDGSHPSSRGTSSPAVCVVEGVMGLYDGDGSSTAMVAEALDLPVVLVVDAKAGMESVAATALGFRRYAEHAGRDVEVAGILAQRAHGGRHERGIREALSEGMEYFGRIPPDHRLEIPDRHLGLEMGGEAPLAEEALDAASEHVRVDRLLKIARTPPRAAEDRSQGEETGKRVAIARDAAFCFYYPATIERLEERAELVTFSPVADDAVPDCDAVYLPGGYPELHAEALSESPALSQLAERASDGLPVLGECGGLMALAESLTTVEDETHSMAGVLPAEVRMCERYQALDHVELRSEEGTLTAGAGESLRGHEFHYSNAEVDGDARFAFEMERGDGIDGEHDGLTEHRALGTYCHVHPESGAFDAFLDSL; via the coding sequence GTGAGGGGGTTCGTCCTCGGGGGGACGGCCTCGGGCGTCGGCAAGACGGTCGCCACCCTCGCCGTCATCCGCGCGCTCGATCGGGCGGGCCACGCGGTCCAGCCCGCGAAGGCCGGCCCCGACTTCATCGATCCGAGCCATCATCGGCAGGTCGCCGGCCGACCGTCGAGAACGCTCGACCTCTGGCTCCAGGGCGAGGAGGGAATTCTGCGGAACTACCACCGCGGCGAGAGCGTCGACGGGTCTCACCCGTCTTCCCGGGGGACGTCGTCCCCCGCAGTCTGCGTCGTCGAGGGGGTAATGGGGCTGTACGACGGCGACGGTTCCAGTACCGCGATGGTCGCCGAGGCGCTCGACCTGCCCGTCGTGCTCGTCGTCGACGCGAAGGCCGGCATGGAGAGCGTCGCCGCGACCGCGCTCGGCTTTCGGCGCTACGCCGAGCACGCCGGTCGCGATGTCGAGGTCGCCGGCATCCTCGCCCAGCGCGCCCACGGCGGGCGACACGAACGGGGCATTCGGGAGGCGCTTTCCGAGGGAATGGAGTACTTCGGACGGATCCCGCCCGACCACCGACTCGAGATCCCCGATCGCCATCTCGGCCTGGAGATGGGTGGGGAGGCGCCGCTCGCGGAGGAGGCGCTCGACGCTGCGAGCGAGCACGTCCGGGTCGACCGACTGCTCAAGATCGCCCGCACGCCGCCGCGAGCGGCGGAGGACCGGTCCCAGGGAGAGGAGACCGGAAAGCGCGTCGCGATCGCCCGGGACGCCGCGTTCTGCTTCTACTACCCGGCGACGATCGAGCGTCTCGAGGAACGTGCCGAGCTCGTGACGTTCTCGCCGGTCGCGGACGACGCGGTCCCCGACTGCGACGCGGTCTACCTCCCCGGGGGCTATCCCGAACTTCACGCCGAGGCGCTCTCGGAGTCGCCCGCGCTCTCCCAGTTGGCCGAACGGGCGAGCGACGGACTTCCGGTCCTCGGCGAGTGCGGCGGGCTGATGGCGCTCGCGGAGTCGCTCACGACCGTCGAGGACGAGACCCACTCGATGGCCGGCGTGCTCCCCGCCGAGGTGCGAATGTGCGAGCGGTACCAGGCGCTCGACCACGTCGAACTACGTTCGGAGGAGGGGACGCTCACCGCGGGCGCCGGCGAGTCGCTCCGGGGCCACGAGTTCCACTACTCGAACGCCGAGGTCGACGGGGACGCCCGTTTCGCCTTCGAGATGGAGCGAGGTGACGGGATCGACGGCGAACACGACGGCCTGACCGAACACCGGGCGCTCGGAACGTACTGTCACGTCCACCCCGAGAGCGGGGCGTTCGACGCGTTTCTCGACTCGCTGTAA
- the uvrB gene encoding excinuclease ABC subunit UvrB, producing MSDAHSGPLQPDTPEAEKPFRVDAPFEPAGDQPEAIEQLVEGYENGATRQTLLGVTGSGKTNTVSWAIEELQQPTLVIAHNKTLAAQLYEEFRNLFPDNAVEYFVSYYDYYQPEAYVEQSDTYIDKDASINDEIDRLRHSATRSLLTRDDVIVVASVSAIYGLGDPRNYVDMSLRLERGEEIDRDELLKRLVDLNYERNDVDFTQGTFRVRGDTVEIFPMYGRYAVRVEFWGDEIDKLSKLDPLEGELKSEEPAVLVHPAEHYSIPESRLQSAITEIEDDLEKRIRYFERNGDMLAAQRIEERTTFDLEMLRETGYCSGIENYSLYFSDRESGDPPFTLLDYFPDDFLTVIDESHQTIPQIKGQYAGDKSRKDSLVENGFRLPTAYDNRPLTFEEFEERVDRRLYVSATPGDYERETSDQVVEQIVRPTHLVDPAVEVESAEGQIDDLMARIDERIERDERTLVTTLTKRMAEDLTEYLENAGVAVEYMHDETDTLERHELIRGLRLGEFDVLVGINLLREGLDIPEVSLVAILDADQQGFLRSRTTLIQTMGRAARNVEGEVVLYADETTDAMSEAIEETRRRREIQREFNEEHGNTPTTIEKAVGETNLPGSKTDTGGVTGDAPEDAEAAREQIEALEERMNEAAGNLEFELAADIRDRIRELREEFDAVDEGVVPEPEAEF from the coding sequence ATGAGCGACGCACACTCGGGCCCGCTCCAGCCCGACACGCCGGAGGCCGAGAAGCCCTTCAGGGTCGACGCGCCCTTCGAGCCCGCTGGCGACCAGCCCGAGGCGATCGAACAGCTCGTCGAGGGCTACGAGAACGGCGCGACGCGCCAGACGCTGCTCGGCGTGACGGGGTCGGGCAAGACCAACACCGTGAGCTGGGCGATCGAGGAGCTCCAGCAGCCGACGCTGGTGATCGCCCACAACAAGACGCTCGCCGCCCAGCTCTACGAGGAGTTCAGGAACCTCTTTCCGGACAACGCCGTCGAGTACTTCGTCTCCTACTACGACTACTACCAGCCCGAGGCGTACGTCGAGCAGAGCGACACCTACATCGACAAGGACGCCTCGATCAACGACGAGATCGATCGGCTGCGCCACTCCGCGACCCGCTCGCTGCTCACGCGCGACGACGTGATCGTCGTCGCCTCGGTGTCGGCCATTTACGGTCTCGGTGACCCGCGGAACTACGTCGACATGAGCCTGCGGCTCGAGCGCGGCGAGGAGATCGACCGCGACGAGCTCCTGAAGCGCCTCGTGGACCTGAACTACGAACGAAACGACGTCGACTTCACCCAGGGGACCTTCCGCGTGCGAGGCGACACCGTCGAGATCTTCCCGATGTACGGCCGCTACGCCGTCCGCGTGGAGTTCTGGGGCGACGAGATAGACAAACTGAGCAAGCTCGATCCGCTCGAGGGCGAGCTCAAGAGCGAGGAGCCCGCCGTGCTCGTCCACCCCGCGGAGCACTACTCGATCCCCGAGTCCCGCCTCCAGAGCGCGATCACCGAGATCGAGGACGATCTGGAGAAGCGGATCCGCTACTTCGAGCGCAACGGCGACATGCTCGCGGCCCAGCGAATCGAGGAGCGGACCACCTTCGACCTGGAAATGCTCCGCGAGACGGGCTACTGCTCGGGGATCGAGAACTACTCGCTCTACTTCTCGGACCGCGAGTCGGGCGATCCACCGTTCACCCTGCTCGATTACTTCCCCGACGACTTCCTCACGGTGATCGACGAGTCCCACCAGACGATCCCGCAGATCAAGGGCCAGTACGCGGGCGATAAGTCGCGAAAGGACTCGCTGGTCGAGAACGGCTTCCGTCTGCCGACCGCGTACGACAACCGCCCGCTCACCTTCGAGGAGTTCGAGGAGCGCGTCGACCGCCGGCTGTACGTGAGCGCGACGCCGGGCGACTACGAGCGCGAGACCAGCGATCAGGTGGTCGAGCAGATCGTTCGACCGACCCACCTGGTCGACCCCGCCGTCGAGGTCGAGAGCGCCGAGGGCCAGATCGACGATCTGATGGCCCGGATCGACGAGCGCATCGAGCGCGACGAACGAACGCTCGTGACTACGCTCACGAAACGGATGGCCGAGGACCTCACCGAGTACCTCGAGAACGCGGGCGTCGCGGTCGAGTACATGCACGACGAGACCGACACCCTCGAACGCCACGAACTCATCCGCGGCCTTCGATTAGGGGAGTTCGACGTCCTCGTGGGCATCAACCTGCTGCGGGAGGGGCTCGACATCCCCGAGGTCTCTCTAGTTGCGATCCTCGACGCCGACCAGCAGGGGTTCCTGCGCTCTCGCACCACCCTCATCCAGACGATGGGGCGTGCGGCGAGAAACGTCGAGGGCGAGGTCGTCCTCTACGCCGACGAGACGACCGACGCCATGAGCGAGGCGATCGAGGAGACCCGGCGGCGCCGCGAGATCCAGCGCGAGTTCAACGAGGAGCACGGCAACACGCCGACGACGATCGAGAAGGCGGTCGGCGAGACCAACCTCCCGGGGAGCAAGACCGACACCGGCGGCGTGACCGGCGACGCCCCCGAGGACGCGGAGGCCGCCCGCGAGCAGATCGAGGCGCTCGAGGAACGGATGAACGAGGCCGCGGGCAACCTCGAGTTCGAACTCGCGGCGGACATCCGCGACCGGATCCGCGAACTGCGCGAGGAGTTCGACGCCGTCGACGAGGGCGTCGTCCCCGAACCCGAAGCCGAGTTCTGA
- a CDS encoding ester cyclase, whose product MATRTHAHAEENKRIARRVPEEIATKRNLDLTDEVFAEDAVEHAPYGDSRGVAALRADFNRFLAAFPDFSATVEDIVAEGDTVAMRVTLRGTQEGEFMEIEPTGREFEIQNMVFTRIEGGKIAERWLQPDIHGLFRQLGAVESPVA is encoded by the coding sequence ATGGCTACACGAACACACGCCCATGCTGAAGAGAACAAGCGGATCGCTCGTCGGGTCCCTGAGGAGATCGCCACGAAACGGAATCTCGATCTGACCGACGAGGTGTTCGCTGAAGACGCCGTCGAACACGCTCCCTACGGGGATTCTCGGGGAGTAGCGGCGCTCCGAGCGGATTTCAATCGGTTCCTCGCCGCGTTCCCCGATTTCTCGGCGACGGTCGAGGACATCGTCGCCGAAGGGGATACGGTCGCCATGCGCGTTACGCTCCGGGGTACCCAGGAGGGGGAGTTCATGGAAATCGAGCCGACCGGCCGGGAGTTCGAGATCCAGAACATGGTCTTCACGCGTATCGAAGGCGGTAAGATCGCCGAACGGTGGCTCCAACCCGACATACACGGGCTGTTTCGACAACTCGGTGCGGTCGAATCGCCCGTCGCATAG
- a CDS encoding sulfite exporter TauE/SafE family protein: protein MSFAFGAEILLALTLLSFLGGIIVATIGPGGILIVTGLYLLTSLSSAQVAGTSSATFTVGAVLGSLVYARSGEIDWRVAGVVSAAAAAGTWLGVQANAYLSRELYGLILAALLAAVGCNILYREYRDLEPRFDLGREGLDLVAFVGIGLVIGVFGGLLGIGGAALSAPALVLVGVPMLATIAITQVVVVFTALFTTVNYLLLGAVVTPLVFLVTAAYLGGVTLGWWLAHQIATDRLKLALGVVLLGLAASLVI from the coding sequence GTGAGTTTCGCGTTCGGCGCCGAAATCCTCCTCGCCCTCACGTTGCTCTCCTTTCTCGGCGGAATCATCGTCGCCACGATCGGCCCCGGCGGAATCCTCATCGTCACGGGGCTCTACCTGCTGACCTCGCTCTCGAGCGCCCAGGTCGCGGGCACCTCGAGCGCGACGTTCACCGTCGGCGCGGTGCTGGGGAGTCTCGTCTACGCGCGTTCCGGCGAGATCGACTGGCGGGTCGCGGGCGTCGTCAGCGCCGCGGCCGCCGCCGGCACGTGGCTCGGCGTCCAGGCCAACGCCTACCTCTCACGGGAGCTCTACGGGCTGATCCTGGCCGCGCTGCTCGCGGCGGTCGGTTGCAACATCCTCTACCGGGAGTACCGCGACCTCGAACCCCGCTTCGATCTCGGACGCGAGGGGCTCGACCTCGTCGCGTTCGTCGGCATCGGGCTGGTGATCGGCGTCTTCGGCGGGCTGTTGGGCATCGGCGGCGCGGCGCTCTCGGCACCCGCACTCGTGCTCGTCGGCGTCCCCATGCTCGCGACGATCGCGATCACGCAGGTCGTCGTCGTGTTCACCGCGCTGTTCACGACGGTCAACTACCTGCTGCTCGGCGCGGTCGTCACCCCGCTGGTCTTCCTCGTCACGGCTGCCTACCTCGGAGGCGTTACCCTCGGCTGGTGGCTCGCCCACCAGATCGCCACCGACCGGCTGAAGCTTGCGCTGGGGGTCGTCCTGCTGGGGCTCGCGGCCTCGCTCGTGATCTGA
- a CDS encoding stage II sporulation protein M codes for MKVTDALDAAISTLVERPASILPAYLIGQGAGTVARTIPFVGLFVVYLLLRADGRIAALEDALRESDAIALSEPEAIDAGTAPVGGLEAAVSNLLTPGVIAVLVLSALLGLIAFVLVDATIRAGQVHTVYAALQGRAPLEAGVAGAIRDARPFVGLRLLEYGLYLLVTAVYGLVVLVAGAIYAADGGIGLLVAAVAALLAPIWLLSVVVIAAVFLFAPQAIVIDDRGTLSGLKAGVGFVRRRPGAFAVYVAVAIGVSTALGLLGAVLAVLGGAQVASVLALLIVAPFLGLLKTAVYAEGARIDPDPLLSGTRRPVAARARDAWRTSLGTLWSFTRRTPGLSALSLALFGVGVLGGYYAVAGFAIGTSPPQDPAGAFGSIPIGTFALIAANNWLVAVGQSYAGLALGLPTVVNLLFNGVVVGLVSGLSDDLLLVAALVVPHALLEVPALAISGALGLHLARVGWRRARGRVDDAALAAELRTAFWVLVGLAMLFVIAAFVEAFLTPRIAGWLV; via the coding sequence ATGAAGGTCACCGACGCGCTCGACGCCGCCATCTCGACGCTGGTCGAACGTCCGGCGTCGATCCTGCCGGCCTACCTGATCGGCCAGGGTGCCGGTACGGTCGCTCGGACGATCCCCTTCGTGGGACTGTTCGTCGTCTACCTACTGTTGCGCGCGGACGGTCGGATCGCCGCTCTCGAGGACGCGCTTCGGGAGAGCGACGCGATCGCCCTGAGCGAGCCGGAGGCGATCGATGCCGGGACCGCGCCCGTCGGCGGGCTCGAGGCCGCGGTCTCGAACCTGCTCACCCCGGGCGTAATCGCTGTGCTCGTGCTCTCGGCGCTGCTCGGACTGATCGCGTTCGTCCTCGTCGACGCGACGATCCGCGCCGGACAGGTCCACACGGTCTACGCCGCCCTCCAGGGTCGGGCCCCGCTCGAGGCGGGCGTCGCGGGGGCGATCCGCGACGCCCGGCCGTTCGTCGGCCTCCGGCTCCTCGAGTACGGCCTCTACCTACTCGTGACGGCTGTCTACGGACTCGTCGTCCTCGTCGCGGGCGCGATCTACGCCGCGGACGGGGGGATCGGACTGCTGGTCGCGGCCGTCGCCGCGCTGCTCGCCCCGATCTGGCTGCTCTCGGTGGTGGTGATCGCCGCCGTCTTCCTCTTCGCCCCGCAGGCGATCGTGATCGACGACCGGGGGACGCTCTCCGGACTGAAGGCCGGCGTGGGGTTCGTCCGCCGCCGCCCCGGCGCGTTCGCCGTCTACGTCGCCGTCGCGATCGGCGTCTCGACGGCACTCGGCCTGCTGGGTGCCGTCCTCGCGGTGCTCGGCGGCGCGCAGGTCGCGAGCGTGCTGGCACTGCTGATCGTGGCGCCGTTTCTCGGCCTGCTCAAGACGGCCGTCTACGCCGAGGGCGCGCGGATCGATCCCGACCCGCTGCTGTCGGGTACTCGACGGCCCGTCGCTGCCCGCGCTCGCGACGCCTGGCGGACGAGTCTCGGAACGCTGTGGTCGTTCACCAGGCGAACGCCCGGACTGAGCGCGCTGAGCCTCGCGCTGTTCGGCGTCGGCGTTCTGGGGGGCTACTACGCCGTCGCCGGGTTCGCCATCGGAACGTCTCCGCCCCAGGACCCTGCCGGGGCGTTCGGCTCGATCCCGATCGGGACCTTCGCGCTGATCGCGGCGAACAACTGGCTGGTCGCCGTCGGCCAGTCGTACGCGGGACTCGCGCTCGGGCTCCCGACCGTCGTGAACCTGCTGTTCAACGGCGTCGTGGTCGGTCTGGTCTCGGGACTGAGCGACGACCTCCTGCTCGTCGCCGCGCTCGTCGTCCCTCACGCACTGCTCGAGGTGCCCGCGCTCGCGATATCGGGAGCGCTCGGTCTCCACCTCGCGCGCGTCGGTTGGCGGCGCGCCCGTGGCCGAGTCGACGACGCGGCGCTCGCCGCGGAGCTACGGACCGCCTTCTGGGTGCTCGTCGGCCTCGCGATGCTCTTCGTGATCGCCGCGTTCGTCGAGGCCTTCCTCACCCCCCGGATCGCCGGCTGGTTGGTGTAG
- a CDS encoding class I SAM-dependent methyltransferase, giving the protein MSVREEFDDWAAEGRDRGMEERHWHTAKHALARMPIEEGETVLDLGTGSGYALRALRDTKGAGRGYGLDGAPEMVHNARSYTESPEIAYLVADFDELPFADDSVDHAWSMEAFYYAEDPHHTLEELARVIRPGGTFFCAVNYYEENVHSHDWQERISVPMTRWSRGEYREAFREAGLHVASQDNVPDREVEIPEESEFPTEEWETRREMVERYRTYGTLLTVGVVP; this is encoded by the coding sequence ATGAGCGTTCGCGAGGAGTTCGACGACTGGGCCGCCGAGGGCCGCGATAGGGGGATGGAGGAGCGCCACTGGCACACCGCCAAACACGCGCTCGCGCGGATGCCGATCGAGGAGGGCGAGACGGTCCTCGACCTGGGCACCGGCAGCGGCTACGCGCTCCGGGCGCTTCGCGACACGAAGGGCGCGGGCCGAGGCTACGGGCTCGACGGCGCCCCCGAGATGGTCCACAACGCTCGCTCGTACACCGAGAGCCCGGAGATCGCCTACCTGGTCGCCGACTTCGACGAACTCCCCTTTGCCGACGACTCGGTCGATCACGCCTGGAGCATGGAGGCGTTCTACTACGCGGAGGACCCCCACCACACCCTTGAGGAGCTCGCGCGCGTGATCCGTCCCGGGGGGACGTTCTTCTGTGCCGTGAACTACTACGAGGAGAACGTCCACTCGCACGACTGGCAGGAGCGGATCTCGGTGCCGATGACCCGCTGGTCGCGCGGGGAGTACCGCGAGGCGTTCCGGGAGGCGGGGCTTCACGTCGCCTCCCAGGACAACGTCCCCGACCGGGAGGTCGAGATCCCCGAGGAGAGCGAGTTCCCGACCGAGGAGTGGGAGACCCGTCGAGAGATGGTCGAACGCTACCGCACGTACGGCACCCTTCTGACGGTGGGCGTCGTTCCGTAG
- a CDS encoding magnesium transporter, whose protein sequence is MLPLLMALSLLQMVSGSVLETFEETLLVYPSLLVLVPVQIGTAGNLASIMCARLSTQFHLGTFELHPSNPDVRANVGAVLALALTIFSLVGVAAWAIGRVLGGSLAFWQVFAISMLSGLALALLVITLSLVSVTASFRLGYDPDDTTIPIVTNVCDVVGVLILFAVTRLVL, encoded by the coding sequence ATGCTCCCCCTCTTGATGGCTCTGTCGCTGCTCCAGATGGTCTCCGGCTCCGTCCTCGAGACGTTCGAGGAGACGCTGCTCGTCTACCCCTCGCTGCTCGTGCTGGTGCCGGTCCAGATCGGCACCGCCGGCAACCTGGCGTCGATCATGTGCGCGCGTCTCTCGACCCAGTTCCACCTGGGGACGTTCGAGCTCCACCCCTCGAACCCGGACGTGCGCGCGAACGTCGGCGCGGTGCTCGCCCTCGCGCTCACCATCTTCTCGCTCGTCGGAGTCGCGGCGTGGGCGATCGGGCGCGTGCTCGGGGGAAGCCTCGCGTTCTGGCAGGTGTTCGCCATCTCGATGCTCAGCGGGCTGGCGCTCGCCCTGCTCGTGATCACGCTCAGCCTCGTCTCGGTCACGGCGTCGTTCCGCCTCGGCTACGACCCCGACGACACCACCATCCCGATCGTCACCAACGTCTGTGACGTCGTCGGCGTGCTCATCCTCTTCGCCGTGACGAGGCTCGTGCTGTAG
- a CDS encoding magnesium transporter translates to MATHDSAREIYRGALPAIVVSLVAGLFAGTILGSESMRAGIQSVPGLLLLLPAFLATRGGVYGSLGARLSSGLYQGVIEPRFELDERVAHAILASFINGMTVSVFIAVVAFLVLLAFGEGGSLLQLVGIMLIAGFLSALLMLSVLVTVVFVGYRRGLDPDNLVGPIVTTLGDVFGVLFLLVGVRIVGWLM, encoded by the coding sequence ATGGCGACCCACGATTCGGCGCGGGAGATCTATCGCGGCGCGCTTCCGGCCATCGTCGTCAGCCTCGTCGCCGGCCTGTTCGCGGGGACCATCCTCGGCAGCGAGTCGATGCGGGCGGGCATCCAGAGCGTCCCCGGCCTGCTCCTGTTGCTGCCGGCGTTTCTCGCGACCCGCGGCGGCGTCTACGGCTCGTTGGGTGCGCGCCTCTCGAGCGGCCTCTATCAGGGGGTGATCGAACCCCGGTTCGAGCTCGACGAGCGGGTGGCCCACGCCATCCTCGCCTCCTTCATCAACGGAATGACGGTCTCGGTGTTCATCGCGGTCGTGGCCTTCCTCGTCCTCCTGGCGTTCGGGGAGGGGGGAAGCCTGCTCCAGCTGGTCGGCATCATGCTCATCGCGGGCTTTCTGAGCGCGCTCCTCATGCTCTCGGTTCTCGTGACCGTCGTGTTCGTCGGCTATCGACGGGGACTCGACCCCGACAACCTCGTCGGTCCGATCGTCACCACGCTCGGCGACGTCTTCGGCGTGCTCTTCCTGCTGGTCGGCGTCCGGATCGTGGGGTGGCTGATGTGA